One Amaranthus tricolor cultivar Red isolate AtriRed21 chromosome 1, ASM2621246v1, whole genome shotgun sequence DNA window includes the following coding sequences:
- the LOC130797209 gene encoding uncharacterized protein LOC130797209: MTHFLFILFLSLAASTTADYFRDSTGKPVVNGGSYGMIRDMMAPDEGPITWGISNHTRSSCPLNVIQSHYDMMPDAPNNIPYTSITFRSPLNSKFIPVGAPIDIYFNTRNSPCKKSLKWSVKPAKAAKSFNLVAGDKNPRYKGSFKVVIPKNRNDYVYRLMYCFKINSCLEVGNSDSFYNWEVLGITFEPKKNNFWAFDFVV; the protein is encoded by the coding sequence ATGACTCATTTCCTTTTCATCCTGTTCCTCTCTCTCGCCGCTTCTACCACCGCCGACTATTTCCGAGACTCAACCGGGAAACCGGTGGTAAACGGCGGAAGTTATGGTATGATCCGCGACATGATGGCTCCGGACGAAGGTCCAATAACATGGGGAATATCAAACCATACGCGATCATCATGTCCGCTTAACGTAATCCAAAGTCATTACGATATGATGCCAGATGCTCCAAACAACATTCCTTATACATCGATTACCTTTCGTTCTCCTTTGAATTCGAAATTCATTCCTGTTGGTGCGCCCATTGATATATACTTCAATACCAGAAATTCTCCTtgcaaaaaatcattaaaatggtCCGTAAAACCAGCAAAGGCAGCAAAATCGTTCAATTTGGTTGCAGGTGACAAGAATCCTCGCTACAAGGGTTCATTCAAAGTTGTTATTCCCAAAAATAGGAATGATTATGTGTATAGGTTGATGTATTGTTTCAAAATCAACTCTTGTTTAGAAGTGGGTAATTCAGATTCCTTTTACAATTGGGAAGTTTTAGGCATCACTTTTGAacctaagaaaaataatttttgggcTTTTGACTTTGTTGTGTAA
- the LOC130814243 gene encoding egg cell-secreted protein 1.4-like — MMGINYCIFVLLVIAFLMHNAPTAARNLCISTDNDTNSSVLDLATRLQARSTNDTNTTDCWTALSNLRTCSNEIVGFFLNGYTEIDAPCCDAIEVIVHHCLPSMLSVLGYSVEEGNLLAAYCSKISATLESKSTNDIHG, encoded by the coding sequence ATGATGGGCATCAATTACTGCATTTTTGTGCTCTTAGTCATAGCATTCCTGATGCATAATGCTCCTACAGCAGCAAGAAACCTCTGTATTTCTACTGATAATGATACTAATTCGAGTGTCTTAGACCTCGCGACAAGATTGCAAGCACGTAGTACCAACGATACTAATACGACTGATTGTTGGACTGCCTTGTCGAATCTGAGAACATGCTCAAATGAGATTGTTGGGTTCTTCCTGAATGGATATACTGAAATCGATGCTCCATGCTGTGACGCCATTGAAGTAATCGTCCACCATTGTTTGCCATCTATGCTAAGCGTGCTTGGTTATAGTGTCGAAGAAGGGAACTTGCTTGCTGCCTATTGCTCCAAGATTTCTGCAACACTTGAATCTAAATCTACTAATGACATTCACGGATAA
- the LOC130820410 gene encoding ubiquinone biosynthesis O-methyltransferase, mitochondrial isoform X2, whose translation MAARLLARLRHQLLNSRRDILEPLSSTPSHFRRFSDVAQSLPENPSSSDEKFSAFPNQGNSTMNGAKSSINSSLNEAELAKFSAIAETWWDAEGPFKPLHALNPTRLAFIRSTLCHHFRKDPESPRPFEGLKFVDVGCGGGILSEPLARMGATVTGIDAVDKNITIAGLHAESDPVTSSIEYLCTTAEKLVEEQRKFDAVLALEVIEHVADPTEFCKSLAALTVPNGATVISTINRTMRAYATAIVAAEYILHWGL comes from the exons ATGGCGGCGAGGCTCTTAGCTCGATTACGCCATCAACTCTTAAACTCTCGCCGCGATATTCTCGAACCACTTTCATCGACGCCATCACACTTTCGGCGTTTTTCCGATGTCGCTCAATCTCTTCCAGAAAATCCGTCTTCCTCTGACGAAAAATTCTCAGCATTTCCAAATCAGGGTAATTCCACCATGAATGGAGCTAAATCTTCAATCAACTCGTCCTTGAATGAGGCCGAGCTTGCCAAGTTCTCTGCTATTGCTGAAACCTG GTGGGATGCAGAAGGACCATTTAAACCATTGCATGCCTTAAACCCCACAAGGCTTGCCTTCATACGATCCACACTGTGCCACCATTTcag AAAGGATCCAGAAAGTCCTAGGCCATTTGAAGGGTTGAAATTTGTTGATGTTGGCTGCGGAGGAGGAATATTATCAGAG CCTTTGGCACGAATGGGAGCTACAGTGACTGGAATTGACGCAGTGGATAAGAATATCACAATTGCTGGTCTTCATGCT GAGTCTGATCCTGTCACTTCGTCTATTGAATATCTTTGTACAACAGCTG AAAAGTTGGTTGAAGAACAGAGAAAATTTGATGCAGTGCTTGCCTTAGAG GTGATTGAGCATGTGGCAGATCCCACTGAATTTTGCAAGTCGTTAGCAGCGTTGACTGTTCCTAATGGAGCTACTGTGATTTCAACAATTAATCGCACTATGAGAGCTTATGCTACTGCCATTGTTGCTGCAGAATACATTCTTCATTGG GGTCTCTAG
- the LOC130820410 gene encoding ubiquinone biosynthesis O-methyltransferase, mitochondrial isoform X1: MAARLLARLRHQLLNSRRDILEPLSSTPSHFRRFSDVAQSLPENPSSSDEKFSAFPNQGNSTMNGAKSSINSSLNEAELAKFSAIAETWWDAEGPFKPLHALNPTRLAFIRSTLCHHFRKDPESPRPFEGLKFVDVGCGGGILSEPLARMGATVTGIDAVDKNITIAGLHAESDPVTSSIEYLCTTAEKLVEEQRKFDAVLALEVIEHVADPTEFCKSLAALTVPNGATVISTINRTMRAYATAIVAAEYILHWLPKGTHEWSKFITPEELVLILKRASVTVQEMAGFVYNPLSGKWRLSDDTSVNFIAFGVKSSS, translated from the exons ATGGCGGCGAGGCTCTTAGCTCGATTACGCCATCAACTCTTAAACTCTCGCCGCGATATTCTCGAACCACTTTCATCGACGCCATCACACTTTCGGCGTTTTTCCGATGTCGCTCAATCTCTTCCAGAAAATCCGTCTTCCTCTGACGAAAAATTCTCAGCATTTCCAAATCAGGGTAATTCCACCATGAATGGAGCTAAATCTTCAATCAACTCGTCCTTGAATGAGGCCGAGCTTGCCAAGTTCTCTGCTATTGCTGAAACCTG GTGGGATGCAGAAGGACCATTTAAACCATTGCATGCCTTAAACCCCACAAGGCTTGCCTTCATACGATCCACACTGTGCCACCATTTcag AAAGGATCCAGAAAGTCCTAGGCCATTTGAAGGGTTGAAATTTGTTGATGTTGGCTGCGGAGGAGGAATATTATCAGAG CCTTTGGCACGAATGGGAGCTACAGTGACTGGAATTGACGCAGTGGATAAGAATATCACAATTGCTGGTCTTCATGCT GAGTCTGATCCTGTCACTTCGTCTATTGAATATCTTTGTACAACAGCTG AAAAGTTGGTTGAAGAACAGAGAAAATTTGATGCAGTGCTTGCCTTAGAG GTGATTGAGCATGTGGCAGATCCCACTGAATTTTGCAAGTCGTTAGCAGCGTTGACTGTTCCTAATGGAGCTACTGTGATTTCAACAATTAATCGCACTATGAGAGCTTATGCTACTGCCATTGTTGCTGCAGAATACATTCTTCATTGG CTTCCAAAAGGCACACATGAATGGTCAAAGTTTATTACCCCCGAGGAACTTGTCTTGATCCTTAAACGAGCTTCTGTTACC GTCCAAGAAATGGCTGGTTTTGTGTACAATCCGTTGTCTGGAAAATGGCGTCTATCTGACGACACAAGTGTAAATTTTATTGCATTTGGTGTCAAAAGTTCTAGTTAA
- the LOC130823456 gene encoding uncharacterized protein LOC130823456: MRSGYIHFSNKKKAGKGTAPSLVDLCVQIAIDNIRYIGNVGATDSHLLDRILPHCTVDQLMHIENATDERDLSPVTDKLWKKFYGDKFGAKSIEVVMERMRKFKVKYSWRQLYQAKLKDQDEAQKKSLERLAQSFKNENARKQSRQIQICAKVPPSSKKRAFGGGFGESSFANVKSSIMKKAKIELFKSPEMRNRAAIRKIGVQQQRSNSIPGPQIDRGKSIGSYSKFTN, translated from the exons ATGAGATCAGGGTACATACACTTCTCCAACAAAAAGAAAGCAGGGAAGGGGACAGCTCCATCTTTGGTTGATTTATGTGTTCAGATTGCGATAGATAACATTCGGTACATAGGCAATGTTGGTGCTACAGATTCACATCTTCTTGATCGTATTTTACCCCATTGTACAGTGGATCAATTGATGCATATTGAGAATGCTACAGAT GAGAGAGATCTAAGTCCAGTCACTGATAAATTATGGAAGAAATTTTATGGGGATAAATTTGGTGCTAAGAGCATAGAAGTGGTAATGGAAAGAATGAGAAAATTTAAGGTGAAATATAGCTGGAGACAGTTGTATCAG GCGAAATTAAAGGATCAGGATGAAGCTCAGAAAAAATCACTAGAGCGACTAGCACAGTCTTTCAAGAATGAAAATGCCC GTAAGCAAAGTCGTCAAATCCAGATATGTGCAAAGGTTCCACCATCATCCAAGAAACGAGCTTTTGGTGGAG GATTTGGAGAATCGAGCTTTGCCAATGTCAAGAGCAGCATAATGAAGAAGGCGAAAATTGAATTGTTTAAAAG CCCAGAGATGAGAAACCGGGCAGCTATAAGGAAAATAGGTGTACAGCAGCAGCGAAGTAACAG TATTCCGGGACCTCAAATTGATCGAGGGAAAAGCATCGGTTCTTATTCAAAATTTACCAATTAA